In Pseudomonas saudiphocaensis, one DNA window encodes the following:
- the rpsN gene encoding 30S ribosomal protein S14 encodes MAKQSMKNRELKRQQTVAKYAAKRAALKAVIANPNSTPEERWEAQVSLQKQPRDASASRLRNRCRLTGRPHGVYRKFGLARNMLRQAAMRGDVPGLVKASW; translated from the coding sequence ATGGCTAAGCAAAGCATGAAGAACCGCGAGCTGAAGCGTCAGCAGACGGTTGCCAAGTACGCGGCAAAGCGTGCGGCCCTGAAGGCTGTCATCGCCAACCCGAACTCCACGCCGGAAGAGCGCTGGGAAGCCCAGGTTTCCCTGCAGAAGCAGCCTCGTGACGCCAGCGCCTCGCGCCTGCGTAACCGCTGCCGCCTGACTGGTCGTCCGCATGGTGTGTATCGCAAGTTTGGTCTTGCGCGCAACATGCTGCGCCAGGCCGCCATGCGTGGTGATGTACCGGGTCTGGTCAAGGCCAGCTGGTAA
- the rpsH gene encoding 30S ribosomal protein S8 has translation MSMQDPLADMLTRIRNAQMAEKSVVSMPSSKLKVAVANVLQGEGYIAGYNVSGDVKPQLSIELKYFEGRPVIEELKRVSRPGLRQYKSVDQLPKVRGGLGVSIVSTNKGVMTDRAARAAGVGGEVLCTVF, from the coding sequence ATGAGTATGCAGGACCCGTTAGCGGACATGCTAACTCGTATCCGTAATGCCCAGATGGCCGAAAAGTCCGTCGTAAGCATGCCGTCTTCCAAACTGAAGGTGGCAGTAGCCAACGTTCTTCAAGGTGAAGGCTATATCGCGGGATACAACGTCAGTGGTGATGTAAAGCCGCAGCTGTCCATCGAGCTGAAGTACTTCGAAGGCCGTCCGGTCATTGAAGAACTCAAGCGCGTAAGCCGCCCTGGCCTTCGTCAGTACAAATCCGTCGACCAGCTGCCGAAAGTTCGTGGCGGTCTGGGCGTTTCGATCGTGTCCACCAACAAGGGTGTGATGACTGATCGTGCTGCTCGCGCCGCAGGCGTTGGTGGCGAAGTGCTCTGCACTGTGTTCTAA
- the rplF gene encoding 50S ribosomal protein L6, whose product MSRVAKNPVKLPAGVEVKMNGQQLSVKGAKGALELNVHSSVEVIQEDGELRFAGRNGDQQTRAMAGTTRALVNNMVVGVSQGFERKLQLVGVGYKAQAKGQVLSLALGFSHPVEYELPQGVTAETPSQTDILIKGIDKQLVGQVAAEIRDYRRPEPYKGKGVRYSDEVVRRKEAKKK is encoded by the coding sequence ATGTCTCGCGTTGCTAAAAACCCCGTCAAGCTGCCTGCCGGCGTCGAAGTCAAGATGAATGGCCAGCAGCTTTCGGTCAAGGGTGCCAAGGGTGCCCTGGAACTGAACGTTCACTCTTCGGTTGAAGTGATCCAGGAAGATGGTGAGCTGCGTTTTGCCGGTCGCAATGGCGATCAGCAGACCCGTGCCATGGCTGGTACCACTCGTGCTCTGGTGAACAACATGGTAGTCGGCGTCAGCCAGGGCTTTGAGCGTAAGCTCCAGCTGGTTGGTGTTGGTTACAAAGCGCAAGCCAAAGGTCAAGTGCTGTCCCTGGCTCTCGGCTTCTCGCATCCGGTGGAGTATGAACTGCCGCAAGGCGTTACCGCTGAGACCCCCAGCCAGACTGATATCCTGATCAAGGGTATCGATAAGCAACTGGTCGGTCAGGTGGCCGCTGAAATCCGTGATTACCGTCGCCCAGAGCCTTACAAGGGCAAAGGCGTGCGTTACTCGGATGAAGTGGTTCGTCGTAAAGAAGCTAAGAAGAAGTAG
- the rplR gene encoding 50S ribosomal protein L18 codes for MSLKKVTRLRRARKARLKMRELEVVRLCVYRSSQHIYAQVLAAGGDKVLASASTLDKELRGGATGNVDAAKKVGQLVAERAKAAGVTQVAFDRSGFKYHGRVKALADAAREGGLEF; via the coding sequence ATGAGCCTAAAGAAAGTTACTCGTCTGCGTCGCGCTCGCAAGGCCCGTCTGAAGATGCGCGAGTTGGAAGTCGTACGCCTTTGTGTGTATCGCTCTTCCCAGCACATCTACGCCCAGGTCCTCGCGGCCGGTGGCGACAAGGTCCTGGCCAGCGCCTCGACACTCGACAAAGAACTGCGCGGCGGTGCCACCGGCAACGTCGACGCTGCCAAGAAAGTTGGTCAGCTGGTCGCTGAGCGTGCTAAGGCCGCAGGTGTCACCCAGGTGGCGTTCGACCGTTCTGGCTTCAAGTACCACGGTCGTGTCAAGGCACTGGCTGATGCTGCTCGTGAAGGCGGGCTGGAGTTCTAA
- the rpsE gene encoding 30S ribosomal protein S5 yields the protein MAYNEQKRDEGYIEKLVQVNRVAKTVKGGRIFTFTALTVVGDGKGRVGFGRGKSREVPAAIQKAMEAARRNMIQVDLNGTTLQYATKAAHGASKVYMQPASEGTGVIAGGAMRAILEVAGVQNVLAKCYGSTNPVNVVHATFKGLKSMQSPESIAAKRGKSVEEIS from the coding sequence ATGGCATATAACGAGCAAAAGCGCGACGAAGGCTACATTGAGAAGCTGGTTCAAGTTAACCGCGTCGCCAAAACTGTAAAAGGTGGTCGTATCTTCACCTTCACCGCGCTGACCGTGGTGGGTGATGGCAAGGGTCGTGTAGGTTTCGGTCGTGGCAAGTCCCGCGAAGTGCCTGCCGCCATTCAGAAGGCCATGGAAGCGGCTCGCCGCAACATGATTCAGGTCGATCTGAACGGTACTACTCTGCAGTACGCCACGAAGGCCGCCCACGGCGCCTCCAAGGTCTACATGCAGCCGGCATCTGAAGGTACTGGTGTCATCGCTGGTGGTGCCATGCGCGCCATCCTCGAAGTCGCCGGCGTTCAGAACGTTCTGGCCAAGTGCTACGGCTCCACTAACCCTGTAAACGTGGTGCACGCTACGTTCAAGGGTCTGAAGTCCATGCAGTCGCCCGAGTCGATCGCTGCGAAGCGTGGCAAGAGCGTTGAGGAGATTTCCTGA
- the rpmD gene encoding 50S ribosomal protein L30 codes for MANATVKVTLIKSVSGRIPNHKLCVKGLGLRRIGHTVEVQDTPENRGMINKAYYMLRVEG; via the coding sequence ATGGCTAACGCAACCGTCAAGGTTACGCTGATCAAAAGCGTCAGCGGCCGTATCCCCAATCACAAGCTGTGCGTCAAGGGTTTGGGCCTGCGTCGCATTGGTCATACCGTTGAGGTTCAGGATACTCCTGAAAACCGCGGCATGATCAACAAGGCTTATTACATGCTCCGTGTGGAGGGCTAA